In Carya illinoinensis cultivar Pawnee chromosome 9, C.illinoinensisPawnee_v1, whole genome shotgun sequence, the following are encoded in one genomic region:
- the LOC122276868 gene encoding uncharacterized protein LOC122276868, translating to MVVVFRKIWFRRNDFVFEKRLSYPTRVLKTAKEGLEEFQHSQRIQNKEDHTPTTSIDKKTWEKQTSGFVKVNWDASLDLRKKRMGVRIMIRDEEGEALVAVCDQRQYMENPAVAEGYALWKALELCNDLNIQKAIFESDAKAVILAVLSNEEDLSHGGSLVEDIRSVLANRSDWSIQFAYREKNNVALSLAKEVLRLEEKKVWTEEVQICIAACLGKDKHCIG from the coding sequence ATGGTAGTTGTATTTCGAAAGATATGGTTCAGAAGGAATGATTTTGTGTTTGAAAAAAGACTTTCATATCCAACAAGAGTACTTAAAACAGCAAAAGAAGGTCTTGAGGAGTTTCAGCATTCTCAAAGAATTCAGAATAAGGAAGACCATACACCAACTACTAGCATAGACAAGAAGACATGGGAAAAACAAACAAGTGGTTTTGTAAAGGTGAATTGGGATGCTTCATTGGATCTAAGGAAGAAAAGAATGGGAGTGAGAATCATGATCAGAGATGAAGAGGGGGAGGCTCTAGTGGCTGTATGTGATCAAAGGCAATATATGGAGAATCCAGCAGTAGCAGAAGGTTATGCACTTTGGAAGGCTTTGGAGCTATGTAATGACCTTAATATTCAGAAGGCCATTTTTGAAAGTGATGCAAAGGCTGTTATACTGGCAGTCTTAAGTAATGAGGAAGATTTATCACATGGTGGTTCTTTAGTTGAAGATATACGATCTGTTCTAGCAAATAGATCAGATTGGTCTATACAATTTGCTTATAGGGAAAAGAATAATGTGGCTCTTAGTTTAGCAAAGGAAGTTTTaagattagaagaaaaaaaagtttggacaGAGGAAGTCCAAATTTGTATTGCAGCTTGTCTGGGCAAAGATAAACATTGTATTGGTTGA